From the Jilunia laotingensis genome, the window AACCGTTGAATATATCCCATCCTAACTCTTGAGTCGTAATTGGGAAATTTACTGTTGGCAACATGCTACAATTAACAAAAGCACACGGTTCTATATATGCTATTTGTGGAAATTCGATTCTATTTAAAGACGAACAATAAGAAAATGCCCAATCTTTTATTCTCGTACAATTAGGCAACATAATTGCCTTCAAAGACAAACAGTTTTGAAATGCATATCGACCTATTGTCAATACGGAAGCCGGAATATCAATGAGAGTTAACGAAGAACAATTCTGAAATGAATTATCACCAATAAGCTCCAAACTGTCAACAGGCAAAACGACCTTTTCAAGTGTTCTATTACCTTCAAATGCGGCATACGGAATCGACTTATCCTTAACAAATGCTGCCGCCATATTCACAATTCGTAATTTCGGCATATCTCTTCTCAATACATAAAAATCATCTCCATTCAATCTTCCCATCAAAGATAAATTGGTAATGGTATCTTTTTGCTCCTGCGTCAATATTGAAGATAAACTTCCGGCAATGGGAACTTCAACCCCATAGCCTTCAGAACATAATGCCTTGATATGGATCAGTTGATTACCACCATTAGTTTCAACAAGAAACTGTTGCTGCCAATAATCTTCTTTTTCAGGAGAGAATGCTATTACAATTTTAGCTTTCTCTCCTCCTTTTATGGCTTCTTTAGGCCAGTCCATAATATTGAAAGGAGAAGAAAGACCTGAAATATTTTTTATTTGCAGGTCCTGTTTACCCAAATTAATCACTTCTATCGTATCCTTTGTCACTGTATCCGGAAGTTTATTCTTGAAATTCACAGTGTTTTTCATGAGACCCAAGAACGGTTCGTCCGTCTCAATCCCGGATATCTCCAAATTTTTCACATAAGCATAGGCATCAGTATATCCTTCGCTTAATATATACGACCATTTAAGCGTATATATGCCTTTATTTAATTCATAAGATGCATGTGTCCAATCTTGCCTTGATTGCAAAAATATCGAATCGGAATCATTAATTGAAAATTTAAAAGTTTCACCATAGCCCCAACTCTGTACCTTATAGTCAAAGCTGACAACTCCCGTCTCTAAGATTTCAATAGTCGTACTAAACCAAGACGTTTTCAACCCGACAATATCCGAACTTGACACACATCCGTCACTGACAATCCATGGATATTCAGATTGATCAAAATTGACAGGTAAAGGAGTTCCACCAGAGATAGCCACATTAAAATCTTGAGCTTTCAAAAAGTTTCCCATAGCCATCATAAGCATGACCATCAACATCGTAATAATTCTTTTCATATAAGTAATAGTTTATGTTATATTTACAGATATCTTAAGATTAATTCCATACAAATGTATGAACAATAACGTTGCTATCAAAATCAAATATTTACTACAATTACATATTCTGTTCGTTTTCACGTTTATCACATCAATATTGACGTTTAGCTTGCAAAAAAAGAAGATTATTATTAAGTAAACAGACTTATTTACATCAGATTATATGTCATATCAGATCAAGAACGAAAACTAATTTTACCAATGAATACTCATATCTCAATACAGGAATTGGATAAACGAATTATCACATAACCCCATAAAACATACATATGCCTAACAAAAAGCACCCTTTTCTCTTTTTTTACTAACCATCCTATTTTATAAAAAGATTGAAATAGCCCGACGACAACTCCTTTTCTTCTTCAAAAACAGATAAATCGAGCTTTTTTCCCCGATAAAACGACCTTTTCTTCTAATAGAAATAACCATTTTCAACCGGAAAAATAGGTGTTTTCATCAAATGAAGTGTTTATTTTCATCTGATGAAATAACTTTTTCATCAGATGAGAATTTAATCCTCATGAATTAAAGTTTATTTTGCCTTTTTATTTTCCATTTCCCTCCTCCTGGCGAGCATACATATTCTATCAAAATAGCACTCTTAGTCGCCCAACACTTTCTATATAAAAAGAAATCAAAGGACAATCCACACAAAAGAAAGTCCCTTCTTCTAAATTAACAGCAAACTGACTTTCCCTAATTGGCCTACAATCGTATTTTTCCAATCACAAGTACCATCGCTAGAAAATATCGTTCTTATGGCAAGTTAAAGAGACAAATTGTCAAAAAGATAAATCATTTCATCCTATAGTTGTAAATCCACAACCGCATAGCCACAAATTATATCTTAGCAAGCTGTCTTATCGAATAAATAAATTCAATCATCTTCCACTATTTGTGATTTTACTATTACTTTCGCGACTAACAAGTCAAAAAGCAATCGAGAAAACCAATGGACTCAAAAGCCTCACAAGCCAAAGACAATGTAGAACAGGAATTCCTTACAGTAATCCGGGAATATGAACGGATCATTTATAAGGTATGCTATCTATACACCACTCCGAATGCTACACTCAACGATCTCTATCAAGATGTAATACTTAATCTGTGGAAAGCATACCCTAAATTCCGGAGAGAATGCAAGGTATCCACATGGATATATCGCATTGCACTGAATACCTGCATCAGTTTTATCCGTAAGGAAAAAAATGTGCCGGAGCTTGTGACGTTGACCCGGGAAGCGGACTGGATGGCGGAAGATAAAGATCCGTTACAGGAAATGTTGCGACAATTATACCGGATGATCAACCAATTAGGACAACTTGATAAATCTATCATATTGCTTTATCTAGAAGAAAAAAGTTATGAGGAAATGGCTGAAATTACCGGATTGACAGTTACGAACATCGCAACAAAACTAAGCCGTATAAAGGACAAATTAAAAAAAATGAAAAAGGAGGATTGATTTATATGGAATTGGAAGAACTAAAAAAATCGTGGAATGCATTGGACGAGCATCTTAAAGACAAAAAGATAGTCAAAGATGAAGATATCTCGCGGCTTATCAACCATGCAACAAAAAATATCGATGCTATGAGCCGGTTGAACAAAAGACTCCGGATAATAGCACTTATCATTTTTGTCTTTTTGATTTTTACATTTATCTATGACGGGGTTTTCCCTGATATTTACTATCAGATCATTCTCATTGCCTTGATTCCTGCTTTCGGCTGGGACATTTTCAGTTCCCGTTACTTAAGCGATACGAACATAGATGAATTGCCACTTGTCACGGTTATTTCGCGCTTTAACCGTATCCATCGATGGATGATTCGTGAAAGAATTATTGGAATCGGCTTTATATTATTTATGGCCGTCCTCTTCTTCTTCACTCGGCAAGTATGGCAGCATGGTACGGGTATGATCATCTTCTTTTTCATAGTATGGGCCATAGGAATCGCTTTTCCTCTCTGGATTTATAGAAAAAATCTGGGACGCTTGCATGAAATAAAGAAAAACCTCAATGAATTAAAAGAATTGAAAGATAATGATTAACTCAAAATATTCTAGACCTCTATTCTCTATCTAATAAAGACGAAAGGTGTCCTAGTGACACCTTTCTTAATTTTATGCTGACAGAACGACAATCTCACTTTTACCATTTACCAATTTGCGTAATTGCACTTGTACCGAAATACGTTCACTCATCTCCTGCACGTGAGATATAACCCCAATTTTCCGCCCCTGCATTTGTAACTGTTCCAATGCTTCCATGGCTGTACGCAAGCTGTCGGCATCAAGAGAGCCAAATCCTTCGTCAATAAATAATGACTCTACCTTCAAATTATTACTTGAAAGAGAAGAAAGCCCCAAAGCCAATGCCAGTGAAATCAAAAAAGATTCCCCACCGGAAAGTGAATAGACCGTACG encodes:
- a CDS encoding RNA polymerase sigma factor, with amino-acid sequence MDSKASQAKDNVEQEFLTVIREYERIIYKVCYLYTTPNATLNDLYQDVILNLWKAYPKFRRECKVSTWIYRIALNTCISFIRKEKNVPELVTLTREADWMAEDKDPLQEMLRQLYRMINQLGQLDKSIILLYLEEKSYEEMAEITGLTVTNIATKLSRIKDKLKKMKKED